GCATTTCGTCTGCCCGATCCAGCACCAGGATCTTGAGCTGCTCGATGCGGAGGGTCTTCCGCTTCACATGTTCGAGCACACGGCCGGGGGTACCGACAACGATGTCGACGCCGTGCTTAAGCGGTCCGATCTGGCTGGTGATCGGCTTGCCCTCGAAGACCCCGAGAACGTTGGCCACGGCGCCGCGCGAGGAGAGCTGGAAGATCACTTCATGGACCTGGATAGCCAGTTCACGTGTCGGAACCAGAATCAATGCCGTCGGGTTGTAGGTCGGACCATCGCTGACGACACGTTCGATCACGGTCAGCGCGTACGCGGCTTCTTCGCCGGTGCCGGCCGGTACCTGGGCGAAGAGGTCGTGCTTGGACAGGAGGGAGGGGATCGCTTCGTCCTGAAACGACCTCACACTGGCTGCGCTCCGGGCGACACAACCTTGAGACCTGCTTCGGAGGCTGCTTCAGCGAGTCTCCTGTCGTATGTGACCAGACATTCGAGGTCGACCAGAATCTCCATGGCGGTGGCGAGGTGTATCGCGTCGAGGCTGCGAAGTAGTGGTGGCCTCACGTAGCTCGCTCGAAGCTGGATCGAACTGGTCATGGGAAGCAGGATCGTCTGGGCGAGAATTTCGAGCACAGAATCGACGGTCTCACTGTCGATTCGACCAGCGGCACGCATCAACTCGATTTCTCCGAACTGGCTGGAAACCAACTGACCAGAAGACCGGTCGACGAACGCAGCGAACTCACCACTCTCTCGTTCGTCGAACACGAGCTTGGCGAGCGCAGACGTATCGCAATAGACCGCGGGGGGCAAAGATTCCATCAAATCTTGTCCTCACGCATCTCATCTAAAATTCGTGAAAGCTTGTTCGGATCTTCTGGATCAGGCTCGCCGGGCGGGTTGTTGCGCAAGTACTCACGTATGTCTCCGCGAGCGGGTTTGGCGCCCGTCTTGGCGATAATCCGAGCGATTCGCTCGTCGGAACCGTTGACGGGCAGCGTTCCCGCACCTCGCAGGGCGAGTTCCTTGACTAATGCAGCATCGCTTAGCCCGGGAAGCTCCTTCGACGCCCTGGACAGGGCCTGGGCGAGCTCTGGGTCCTCGGTAACAGCAATCCTGCGCAATTTCGTGGGCATGAACTCAGTGTAACACCGACAGTGGCACACTTTTGTATAACGTCACCGAAATGACACTGCGGCGACAACGAACGGCAACGGTGTCACCTCGACAGGTCGCCATGACGTAGATGGTCCTTGCGGCTTGCCACCACCTTTCCCGTGCGGTACGGTGCCGACGCTTGCACATCGCAATTACTTGGAGGACGCGGATGTCAGACACCACCTGCCATATGTCGATCTCGCTCGACGGCTTCGTCGCCGGAGTCGAGTCCCTCGGGTTCGAGCCGGTCGAGGTGCTCCACTCGCCACGCACCTCCGCTACCGGCGGGCGGGGTGAGGAGTGCAGGTTTCGTGTCGCGGCACACACGTTCCACGTCTCGATGTGAAACGTCGTTGAAACGTCATATTTAGCGACACCGCGTGTCAGTTTGGCTCTGGCCCTGCCGAGGTTTCAAAGTTTGCCTACAGGCCGTCGCGAACCTTTGGATGCACCGAAGACTCCGATACCATCGCGTTGTGCTGCGAAGGAATGCGCAGCCGCAACCGGGGAGATGTTCGTGCAAAAGGTTCGTTTCAGGGTTCGAATCGCAGGCACCACAAGTTTCGCAACGGTGGCGCTTCTGGCGTGCCTTCAGGTCGCTCCGGCTCTCGCTGCCGAGCCGGCCGAGAAGGGGAGGATCGCCTACGTCAACGGAACGCAGATCTTTGCCATCAACGCGGACGGCTCCGATCGCCGCCCTTTGACGTACCACTCGAAGTCGCTCGGTGAGTACGACGAGGAATGGGACGGTGCTCCTCGGGTCTCGCCTGACGGGAAACGCTTCCTTTTCCTTCGGGAAGGCGACTACGACGAAGACGGAGAAGTCCTGAAGCTCATGGTCGCGTCGATGGACGGGTCGAAGGCCCAGACGGTCACCACCTCGAATCGGCTCGAATCCAGGAAACGGCTCGGACCCCAGTTCTGGTTCAAGTCTGCCGCCTGGAGTCAGGACGGGCAACGCATCATCTTCACGCAGGACGAATCTCTCATGTCATCCCGTAAAACCAGGTGGGTGTCGAAGGTGCGCTCGATCAGGCCGGACGGTTCGGGCCTGAAAACGATCGTGACCGCCCGCTCGAAACGGACCCGGAAGAAGCGTTACCAACGAGACGACGGGCTCTTCGCTGATATCGACACATCACCGGTCGACGGCCGGCTGCTGGTCACGAGA
This DNA window, taken from Thermoleophilia bacterium, encodes the following:
- a CDS encoding type II toxin-antitoxin system VapC family toxin gives rise to the protein MESLPPAVYCDTSALAKLVFDERESGEFAAFVDRSSGQLVSSQFGEIELMRAAGRIDSETVDSVLEILAQTILLPMTSSIQLRASYVRPPLLRSLDAIHLATAMEILVDLECLVTYDRRLAEAASEAGLKVVSPGAQPV